A portion of the Pseudomonas sp. PSE14 genome contains these proteins:
- a CDS encoding inorganic phosphate transporter yields the protein MLDRYGLLEVMRASRLTQFPISPVLRETHGLKGRLTFFLLLAGALVFTFTSLGQDIRASGTSLQPGWPMLVLVIALLVALGFEFINGFHDTANAVATVIYTNALPPRFAVAWSGLWNFLGVLFSSGAVAFAIVSLLPLDLLLKVDSNAGLAMIFALLIASILWNLGTWWLGLPVSSSHTLIGSIVGIGLAHGAMAGHLGLSGSAWSQLLTVGYALLLSPVVGFFSAFVLLRAMSAGIGNRALFRSPEGRTPPPWWIRGLLIVTCTGVSFAHGSNDGQKGIGLIMLILIATVPLAFAVDRGHSLEQSRQLLSLAQASQAQLQHAGGAASGDPRQVLLAYQQDARVDAGLLPALGAVIGDVAARLERHGEMAKVPGEEVQALRNDLYLSLETIRMLDHSEQNVDLETWSTLQALRSEGERTIRFIPVWVKVAVALALGLGTLVGWRRIVTTVGEGIGKTPMTYAQGAAAQLVAMLTIGAADGFGLPVSTTHVLSSGVAGTMAANGSGLQWPTIRNMLLAWVLTLPAAIGLAAGLYWVFARVL from the coding sequence GTGCTTGACCGCTATGGCCTGCTGGAAGTGATGCGCGCCTCGCGCCTGACCCAGTTCCCGATCAGCCCCGTACTGCGCGAAACCCATGGCCTCAAGGGGCGCCTGACGTTCTTTCTGCTGCTGGCCGGGGCCCTGGTGTTCACCTTCACCAGCCTCGGCCAGGACATTCGCGCCAGCGGCACATCGCTGCAACCGGGCTGGCCGATGCTGGTCCTGGTCATCGCCCTGCTGGTGGCGCTGGGCTTCGAATTCATCAACGGCTTCCACGACACGGCCAACGCCGTGGCCACGGTGATCTACACCAACGCCCTGCCACCACGCTTCGCGGTGGCCTGGTCGGGGCTGTGGAATTTCCTCGGCGTGCTGTTCTCCAGCGGCGCGGTGGCCTTCGCCATCGTCTCATTGCTGCCGCTGGACCTGCTGCTCAAGGTAGACAGCAACGCGGGGCTGGCGATGATCTTCGCCCTGCTGATCGCCTCGATCCTGTGGAACCTCGGCACCTGGTGGCTGGGGCTGCCGGTGTCCTCGTCGCACACGCTGATCGGCTCCATCGTCGGCATCGGCCTGGCCCATGGCGCGATGGCCGGGCACCTGGGGCTGTCCGGCAGTGCCTGGTCGCAGTTGCTGACGGTGGGTTATGCGCTGCTGCTGTCGCCGGTGGTCGGCTTCTTCAGCGCCTTCGTGCTGCTGCGGGCGATGAGCGCGGGGATTGGCAACCGCGCGCTGTTCCGCTCGCCCGAAGGGCGCACGCCACCGCCCTGGTGGATTCGCGGGTTGCTGATCGTCACCTGTACCGGGGTTTCCTTCGCCCATGGCTCGAACGACGGGCAGAAAGGCATCGGCCTGATCATGCTCATCCTGATCGCCACCGTTCCGCTGGCGTTCGCCGTGGATCGCGGCCATTCCCTGGAGCAGTCCCGCCAGTTGCTGAGCCTGGCCCAGGCCAGCCAGGCGCAACTGCAACATGCCGGCGGCGCCGCCAGTGGCGACCCGCGCCAGGTGCTGCTGGCCTATCAGCAGGACGCGCGCGTCGATGCGGGCCTGTTGCCGGCGCTGGGCGCGGTCATCGGCGATGTCGCTGCGCGCCTGGAGCGGCACGGCGAGATGGCGAAGGTCCCCGGCGAGGAGGTGCAGGCCCTGCGCAACGACCTGTACCTGAGCCTGGAGACCATCCGCATGCTCGACCACAGCGAGCAGAACGTCGACCTGGAAACCTGGAGCACCCTGCAGGCGCTGCGCAGCGAAGGCGAACGGACGATCCGCTTCATTCCCGTGTGGGTGAAGGTGGCCGTCGCCCTGGCGCTGGGCCTGGGCACCCTGGTGGGCTGGCGGCGCATCGTCACCACCGTCGGCGAAGGCATCGGCAAGACGCCGATGACCTACGCCCAGGGCGCCGCCGCACAACTGGTGGCGATGCTCACCATCGGCGCGGCGGATGGCTTCGGCCTGCCGGTGTCCACCACCCATGTGCTGTCCTCCGGCGTGGCGGGCACCATGGCCGCCAACGGCAGCGGCCTGCAGTGGCCGACCATCCGCAACATGCTGCTGGCCTGGGTGCTCACCCTGCCGGCGGCCATCGGGCTGGCGGCGGGGTTGTACTGGGTGTTCGCGCGGGTGCTTTGA
- a CDS encoding HAD family hydrolase, with protein sequence MHYQNILFDLDGTLTDPREGITRSIQYALAQLGIDEPDLRQLEHFIGPPLLQCFMSTYDFDEARAWEAVNHYRVRFKETGLYENKVFDGVGELLEMLGGQGRTLYICTSKPTVFAAEIARHFDFARNFKVIYGSELDGTRTNKVELIEHLLGIEKLDPAQTLMIGDRKHDLIGAHRNGLSAAGVGYGFGSREELLAESPAHYFASMDELRAAFA encoded by the coding sequence ATGCATTACCAGAACATCCTCTTCGACCTCGACGGCACCCTCACCGACCCGCGTGAAGGCATCACCCGTTCGATCCAGTACGCCCTCGCCCAGCTCGGCATCGACGAGCCCGACCTGCGCCAGCTCGAACACTTCATCGGCCCGCCGCTGCTGCAGTGCTTCATGAGCACCTACGACTTCGACGAGGCGCGCGCCTGGGAGGCGGTGAACCACTACCGCGTGCGCTTCAAGGAAACCGGGTTGTACGAAAACAAGGTGTTCGATGGCGTGGGCGAGTTGCTCGAAATGCTCGGCGGCCAGGGCCGCACGCTGTACATCTGCACCAGCAAGCCGACGGTGTTCGCCGCCGAGATCGCCCGGCACTTCGACTTCGCCCGAAACTTCAAGGTGATCTACGGCAGCGAGCTGGACGGCACGCGCACCAATAAGGTCGAGCTGATCGAGCACCTGCTGGGCATCGAGAAACTGGACCCTGCGCAGACGCTGATGATCGGCGACCGCAAGCACGACCTGATCGGCGCCCATCGCAACGGCCTGTCTGCTGCCGGAGTGGGTTACGGATTCGGTAGCCGCGAAGAGCTGCTGGCGGAAAGCCCGGCGCATTACTTCGCGAGCATGGACGAGTTGCGCGCGGCGTTTGCCTGA
- the argE gene encoding acetylornithine deacetylase, with product MSTSREILAKLIAFDTVSRNPNLALIEYIRDYLAGLGVESELFYDAEGGKANLYATLGPRDRGGVCLSGHTDVVPVDGQNWTVPPFELTERDGRLYGRGTADMKGYIACVLAAVPAFLAQPLRLPVHLAFSYDEEVGCLGVRSLITALEQREHKPMVCIIGEPTELKPVLGHKGKLAMRCSVHGAACHSAYAPQGVNAIEYAAKLIGRLGEIGTRLAEPARHDPRFDPPYSTVQTGVINGGRALNIVPAECQFDFEVRALPSDDPQQVADDLRDYAEAELLPKMRAVKAEADIRFTPLSAYPALATDPQTEAADLIALLSGSREFSTVAYGTEGGLFDQVGIPTVVCGPGSMDQGHKPDEFVSLEQLAKCDAMMARLAEWLRG from the coding sequence ATGTCTACCAGCCGTGAAATCCTCGCCAAGCTGATCGCCTTCGACACCGTCAGCCGCAATCCCAACCTGGCGCTGATCGAATACATCCGCGACTACCTCGCAGGTCTAGGCGTCGAGAGCGAGCTGTTCTACGACGCCGAAGGCGGCAAGGCCAACCTCTACGCCACCCTCGGCCCGCGGGATCGCGGCGGCGTTTGCCTGTCCGGGCATACCGACGTGGTGCCGGTGGACGGGCAGAACTGGACGGTCCCGCCGTTCGAGCTGACCGAGCGCGACGGCCGCCTCTATGGTCGCGGCACCGCGGACATGAAGGGCTACATCGCCTGCGTGCTGGCGGCGGTTCCGGCCTTCCTCGCCCAGCCGTTGCGCCTGCCGGTGCACCTGGCCTTCTCCTATGACGAGGAAGTCGGCTGCCTGGGCGTGCGCTCGCTGATCACCGCGCTGGAGCAGCGCGAACACAAGCCGATGGTCTGCATCATTGGCGAACCCACCGAACTCAAGCCGGTGCTGGGGCACAAGGGCAAGCTGGCGATGCGCTGCAGCGTCCATGGCGCGGCCTGCCACTCGGCCTATGCACCGCAGGGCGTGAACGCCATCGAGTACGCGGCGAAGCTGATCGGCCGCCTCGGTGAGATCGGCACCCGCCTGGCGGAGCCTGCGCGCCACGACCCGCGCTTCGACCCGCCCTACTCCACCGTGCAGACCGGCGTTATCAATGGCGGCCGCGCACTGAACATCGTGCCCGCCGAATGCCAGTTCGATTTCGAAGTGCGCGCGCTGCCCAGTGACGACCCGCAACAGGTCGCCGATGACCTGCGCGACTACGCCGAAGCCGAGTTGCTGCCGAAGATGCGCGCAGTGAAGGCCGAGGCGGACATCCGCTTCACCCCGCTGTCCGCCTACCCGGCACTGGCTACCGACCCGCAGACCGAGGCGGCCGACCTGATCGCCCTGCTCAGCGGCTCCCGCGAGTTCTCCACCGTGGCCTATGGCACCGAGGGCGGGCTGTTCGATCAGGTCGGCATTCCCACCGTGGTCTGCGGCCCCGGCAGCATGGACCAGGGGCACAAGCCGGACGAGTTCGTCAGCCTGGAACAGTTGGCCAAGTGCGACGCGATGATGGCGCGCCTGGCGGAGTGGCTGCGCGGCTGA
- a CDS encoding DUF1028 domain-containing protein, with translation MTFSIVGRCAETGQLGIAISSSSIAVGARCPWVRAGVGAVATQNVTLPALGPQILDLLETGLEPGAALDKALSSNGYSQYRQVTVIDQHGKVALFTGSEALGVNHAVAGENCVAAGNLLSSTAVMEAMTRAFEQADGCLAERLLAAMQAAMAAGGEAGPVHSAAMKVVGDLVWPIVDLRVDWADEAPIDELEKLWVAYKPQLQDYLTRALDPTKAPSYGVPGDE, from the coding sequence ATGACCTTTTCCATCGTTGGACGCTGCGCCGAGACCGGCCAGCTGGGTATCGCCATCAGCTCCTCGAGCATTGCCGTGGGCGCCCGTTGCCCCTGGGTACGCGCCGGCGTTGGCGCGGTGGCCACACAGAACGTCACCCTGCCGGCCCTCGGCCCGCAGATCCTCGACCTGCTGGAAACCGGCCTGGAGCCTGGCGCGGCACTGGACAAGGCGCTGTCGAGCAACGGCTACAGCCAGTACCGCCAGGTGACCGTGATCGACCAGCACGGCAAGGTCGCGCTGTTCACCGGCAGCGAAGCGCTGGGTGTGAACCACGCGGTAGCCGGCGAGAACTGCGTGGCGGCGGGCAACCTGCTGTCCTCCACGGCGGTGATGGAAGCCATGACCCGCGCCTTCGAGCAGGCCGACGGCTGCCTGGCCGAGCGTCTGCTGGCGGCCATGCAGGCGGCGATGGCCGCCGGTGGCGAAGCCGGTCCGGTGCATTCGGCGGCCATGAAGGTGGTGGGCGATCTGGTCTGGCCGATCGTCGACCTGCGCGTAGACTGGGCCGACGAGGCGCCGATCGATGAGCTGGAAAAGCTCTGGGTCGCCTACAAGCCGCAGCTGCAGGACTACCTCACCCGCGCCCTCGACCCGACCAAGGCGCCGAGCTACGGCGTGCCGGGCGACGAGTGA
- a CDS encoding RidA family protein, translating into MPTHTRIRMFNTKDTYPNQTLDNDLCQAVRAGNTVYVRGQVGTDFEGNLVGLGDPRAQAEQAMKNVKQLLEEAGSDLSHIVKTTTYIIDPRYREPVYQEVGKWLKGVFPISTGLVVSALGQPQWLMEIDVIAVIPD; encoded by the coding sequence ATGCCTACCCATACTCGCATCCGCATGTTCAACACCAAGGACACCTACCCGAACCAGACCCTGGACAACGACCTCTGCCAGGCCGTACGCGCCGGCAACACCGTGTACGTACGCGGCCAGGTCGGCACCGACTTCGAGGGCAACCTGGTAGGGCTGGGTGACCCGCGCGCCCAGGCCGAGCAGGCGATGAAGAACGTCAAGCAGCTGCTCGAAGAAGCCGGCAGCGACCTGTCGCACATCGTCAAGACCACCACCTACATCATCGACCCGCGCTACCGCGAGCCGGTGTACCAGGAAGTCGGCAAGTGGCTGAAGGGCGTGTTCCCGATCTCCACCGGCCTCGTGGTATCGGCCCTGGGCCAGCCGCAGTGGCTGATGGAAATCGACGTCATCGCGGTCATTCCGGACTGA
- a CDS encoding NAD(P)/FAD-dependent oxidoreductase, with amino-acid sequence MTELNPNAFAKKSLENLEIDTLVVGAGQAGVAMSEHLTSLGVPHIVLEKSRIAEAWRTGRWDSLVANGPAWHDRFPGMEFSVGPDEFPAKEQVADYFVAYAKQFNAPIHTGVEVKKVTRNNGRPGFTVETSEGTLQALRIVSATGPFQRPVIPAIAPKTESLQQIHSAQYYNPQQLPEGAVLVVGAGSSGVQIADELNRAGKKVFLSVGAHDRPPRSYRNRDFVWWLGVLGLWDAEEVQPGREHVTIAVSGARGGETIDFRRLANEGITLVGLTKAFEGGKVTFQDDLLKNLKAGDENYLGLLDAADAYIERNGLDLPEEPEARKVYPDAECVRNPILELDLAAAGITSIIWATGYAVDFNWLQVDAFDEKGKPKHQRGVSREPGVYFVGLPWLSRRGSSFIWGVWHDAKHVAGHIATQRKYVEYQDASQREASVQKAASWE; translated from the coding sequence ATGACCGAGCTGAATCCGAACGCCTTCGCCAAGAAGTCGCTCGAAAACCTGGAAATCGATACGCTGGTCGTTGGCGCCGGTCAGGCCGGCGTGGCCATGAGCGAGCATCTGACCAGCCTGGGCGTACCGCACATCGTGCTGGAGAAGAGCCGCATCGCCGAAGCCTGGCGCACCGGTCGCTGGGACTCCCTGGTCGCCAACGGCCCGGCCTGGCACGACCGTTTCCCGGGCATGGAATTCTCCGTCGGCCCGGATGAGTTCCCGGCCAAGGAGCAGGTAGCGGACTACTTCGTCGCCTACGCCAAGCAATTCAACGCGCCGATCCACACCGGCGTGGAAGTGAAGAAGGTGACCCGCAACAACGGCCGTCCCGGCTTCACTGTGGAAACCTCCGAAGGTACCCTCCAGGCCCTGCGCATCGTTTCCGCCACCGGCCCGTTCCAGCGTCCGGTGATCCCCGCCATCGCGCCGAAGACCGAGAGCCTGCAGCAGATCCACTCGGCCCAGTACTACAACCCGCAGCAGCTGCCCGAAGGCGCCGTGCTGGTGGTGGGCGCCGGCTCCTCCGGCGTGCAGATCGCCGACGAACTGAACCGCGCCGGCAAGAAGGTCTTCCTCTCCGTGGGCGCCCATGACCGTCCGCCGCGCTCCTACCGCAACCGTGACTTCGTCTGGTGGCTGGGTGTGCTCGGCCTGTGGGACGCCGAGGAAGTGCAGCCGGGTCGCGAGCACGTGACCATCGCCGTGAGCGGTGCCCGTGGTGGCGAGACCATCGACTTCCGCCGCCTGGCCAACGAGGGCATCACCCTGGTCGGCCTGACCAAGGCCTTCGAAGGTGGCAAGGTGACCTTCCAGGACGACCTGCTGAAGAACCTCAAGGCGGGCGACGAGAACTACCTGGGCCTGCTGGACGCCGCCGATGCCTACATCGAGCGCAACGGCCTGGACCTGCCGGAAGAGCCGGAGGCCCGCAAGGTCTACCCGGACGCCGAATGCGTACGCAACCCGATCCTCGAACTGGACCTGGCCGCCGCCGGCATCACCTCGATCATCTGGGCCACCGGCTATGCCGTGGACTTCAACTGGCTGCAGGTCGATGCCTTCGACGAGAAGGGCAAGCCCAAGCACCAGCGTGGCGTATCCCGCGAGCCGGGCGTGTACTTCGTCGGCCTGCCGTGGCTGTCGCGCCGGGGCTCCTCGTTCATCTGGGGTGTCTGGCACGACGCCAAGCACGTGGCCGGCCACATCGCCACCCAGCGTAAATATGTCGAATACCAGGACGCTTCGCAGCGCGAAGCCTCCGTTCAAAAAGCCGCTTCCTGGGAGTAA